Part of the Paludisphaera borealis genome, TTGGCGACGGTCTCGGCTTCAGCCGCGACGGACTGACGCTCTCCAGCGGCGGCCGGCGCGGCCTGGCCGTCGGCGGGCGTCGATTCCGAGACGCCTCCGGTGCGGGCCGAGCCGCCGGCGCTCGCGGACGAGCCCGAGCTCGCCCCCGAGCCGCCCGGCGCTTCCGCGCTCGGGGCTGTCGGCGCGCGCAGGGCCAGGTATCCTTCGAGCGACTTGACCATCGCCCCGATCCGGTGGATCGATTTCTCCATCCCGCCCGACAGGTGGTCGGCCAGCGGCGAGGCGCACGACTTGTACTCGGCGATCGTGTGGTGCAGGACCGGGATCAGCCGCTTGACGAGGGCGACCTTCTCCTCGGCGATGCGAAGCCTGCGCATCGCCTCGCGGAGCTTCTCCTTCTGCTCGGTGTCGGAGATGGTGTCGCTGCCCTGCGCGGCGATCTTGCGGCGGGCCAGCTCGGTCCGCGCGTTCATGACCTCTTCGCTCCGGCGCTTGACCTGCATCTGCCAGTAGCCGAGCTGGTCGCGCTCCAGCCAATCGCGCATCCGCCGCAACTCCATGTCGACGCCCGACAGCGCCCCCCGCGCCTCCTCGTTGAACTTGATCATCGAGTTGCGGAAGTCCGTCAGGGCTTCGACCGACAACACTCTCGCGGCCTTGCTCATGGCGCCTGTTCCTCTTGAGCCGTGGCGTGACGTGTCCCGGAAAGACGAAGGGGCCGACGCGCGACGTCTCGGCGTCGCGCCGTCGGCCGAGCGATCGACGATTCCGCTCAGCGCTGCTGCAAATACTCTTCGAGACGTTCGGCTTTGCGGAGCAGGAACGGGATATGCTGGTTGGTCGAGTCGACGAACCGCTTGACGACCAGCAGGGTCGCGTCGAATTCCTCGGTGAACTTCTGCTGCTCGCGGTCCCGCCAGGTCTGGCCCAGCGCGGAGACCTGACCGTGGAGGACGGTCAACTGGTTCAGGAGATCGTTGTTGAACTGCTTCAACCGCGCGGCGAACCGGCGGATCTCCTCCGGATTGGCGATTGCTTGGGCCATGCGTGACCTCGATTCAGCCTGGGGGATCGGAAAAGGCACATCCGTTCGCGGCCGGCGCGTCCCCGTCCGACCGAATCCGGGGCGGAAACGCAACGCCAAGACTTGACGACTTTTATGGTATACGGACGATTTGGGGCTGTAAAGTCTCGGGTCGAGTCCCTCGCGCGCCGGGGTTCGCCCAGGACTCACGCAGGTGAAACCGGGAAACGAAACTACGGGAGTTCGCCGATGGATGAACTGACTATTCTACGACACGGGATCACCGTCGAACATGGCACGCCGGGAATTCCCGACGACGACCGGCCGCTGACCCCCAAGGGCGAAAAACGGATGCGCGAGATCGCCGCCGGCCTCGCCGAGATCGGCCTCGAACTCGACAAAATCGTCACGAGCCCCCTGCCCCGCGCCCGCCGCACCGCCGAGATCGTCGCCGAGGCGCTCGACCTCGAAGACCGCCTCGAAACCGCCGACGTCCTCCGCGCCGGCGGCGCCGCTCAGTCGGTCGTCGACTGGCTCCGCGACCGCCGGGACGCCCGCCTCATGATCGTCGGCCACAACCCGATGCTCGACGAGTTACTGAGCCTGCTCGTCCTCGGCGACCCCCACGCGCTCCCCTTCTCCCTCAAAAAAGGAGCCGCCGCCGCCCTCCGCCGCTGGACCGAAAACCCCGACCGCTTCGACCTCGCCTGGCTCGCCCCCCCACGATTGCTTCGTCGGAAAGAGGACGATTGAGGTGGGCCGGATCGCCAGCGCCGCCACTCATTCGGCCCTTACGAACTTTCCCGGCTCCTGGTACTGAGATTCCGATGACAACGCCAGACAATCCCGAATTAATCCGGGGCTTGGCCGCCCTCGACGCCGGCCGCTACGCCGACGCTTATGTGATCCTCCGACCTCTCGCCAACGCGGGGAACCTTACAGCTCAAGCAAGGCTTGGCGGCATCGTGTCGCTTGGTATGCATCGCTTCTCCGATTGGGACGCGTATCAAGCGTGGCCCGACTCCGCATCCCCTGATCAAATCGCGGATTACCTCTCGAGGTATGCCCAGGAGGACAGAGAACTGGCCGCAGCCTGGTTGCAATCGGCCTCGGACGGCGGCGACGCCTACGCGTCCCACTGCCTTGCGATGCTATTCGTGACGGGAGTCAGTGAAGAGGGCTGGGAGGTGCGAAGGAAGAAGGTGCTGGAACTGGTGGCCAAGGCGCAGTCGCAAGGTTTCGATTGCGTCGACTACGGCGATCCGCCGGGGGAGGCTTATCTTCAATTCCTTGAGCGAGACGCCGCCCTGCATAAACGATACGCCGCCCGTCATCCCGACGAGGCTTGATTCGACCACCAATTCCATGCCGTGCTCCCAACGACCCGACACGTGGTAGATCGGCGAGGGGCGTCGATTTTCGGCGCAAGATTCCGATCCGATCGGCGAATCTCATCGTATGGACTCTGGTATCAGGGGGAAGACCGCCTTTCTGTGTTTGACTTTTGTAAAATCAGGAAGACGTGACGAGGGCCCCACGCGGACGTTTTGCTGCCGCGCTGACATTTCTGCGCCCACCCTGAACCCAATTTGAAAATGAACCCGCTGGACTGGAAAAGGGAGGCGTCGATGGACCTGAATCGCTGGCGTGTCGTCGCGGTCGCGTGCGTGGGCGTTCTTGGCGGCGGCTGTTCTGAACAGGCCGCCAGAGAAGCCGGCCGCCGCGCGAAAACCGCGGAGGCTCCTACCGCCGCGGCGTCGGCCCCTGTCGCGGCCGGCGAGTCGCCTCTTCCGGTCGCCAAGAGCGAGGAGCCCGCGGGTAAGCTCGTACCGGCTCAGGAGGCGTACGAGGAGATCGTCGACAATGACTTCGCCCAGGTCGCCCGGGAACCTCTCTCGACGTTCTCGATCGACGTCGACACGGCGAGCTACGCCAATGTGCGACGGTTCCTCGAACAGAACACGCTGCCGCCGAAGGATGCCGTCCGCATCGAGGAGCTGCTCAACTACTTCCAGTACGAAGACCCTGCTCCCAAGGGCGACGAGCCGTTCGCGGTACATGCCGAGGTGGCCGGGTGCCCCTGGAATCCCGAGCACAGGCTGGCCAGGATCGGGATCACCGGCCGGAAGATCGAGGCCGGTCGCCGGCCGATGAGCAACCTGGTGTTTCTGATCGACGTCTCAGGCTCGATGAGCGAGCCGAACAAGCTGCCGTTGTTGGTCGGGTCGTTGAAGTTGCTGGTCGACCAGCTCGGCGAGAACGATCGCGTGGCCATCGTGGTCTACGCGGGCGCGTCGGGCCTCGTCCTCCCGTCCACAACCTGCGACAAGAAGGCCGAGATCATCGCTTCGCTCGAAAGTCTCCGGGCCGGCGGCTCGACCAACGGTGGCGCGGGGCTCCAACTCGCCTACGACACCGCGATCCAGCACTTCATCAAGGGAGGGGCGAACCGGGTGATTCTGGCGACCGACGGCGACTTCAACGTCGGCGTAACCGGACACGACGAGTTGACCCGCCTCATCGAAGCGAAAGCCAAAAGCGGCGTGTTCCTGAGCGTTTTCGGCTTCGGCATGGGGAACTTCAAGGACGGGACGCTCGAACGGCTCGCCGATAAGGGAAACGGTCACTACGGCTACATCGATTCCCCCCGCGAGGCGCGCAAGGTGTTCGTCGAGGAGCTGGGGGCGACACTCGTCACGATCGCCAAGGACGTGAAGATCCAGGTCGAGTTCAACCCCTCGAAAGTCGGGGCGTACCGGCTTATCGGCTACGAGAACCGACTGCTTCAGGCCCAGGACTTCAGCGACGACAAGAAGGACGCTGGCGAGATCGGCGCCGGGCATCACGTCACCGCGCTCTACGAACTGGTCCCTCCGGGGAAGGACGTCGGGTACGCGAAGGTGGACGCGTTGGAGTTCCAGAAGCCGGCCGAGGAGGTTGAGCCTCGTCCCGAATCGTTGATCGTCAAGCTCCGCTACAAGGCGCCGGACGGAGACGCGAGCAAGCTCATCAAAGGGGGCGTCTTGGATGCGGGGACGCCTTTCACCTCGGCCTCTCGGGATCTCCAGTTCGCCAGCGCCGTCGCGGGTTTCGGGATGCTCCTGCGAGACTCGCCCCATAAAGGCGACCTGACCTTCGCAGCCGTCGTAGAGATCGCCGGCTCAGCGGTTGGGAACGACCCCGGCGGCTATCGCACCGAGTTCCTCGGCCTGGTGAATAAGGCAAAGTCGCTCGGTCGTTGAGTTCAACTTCGCGTCGACCTGGGACGAGCCCCGGTTCGCTCGCTCGCGAAAGTACTCCTGACACGTCAGTCCAAGTCGATGTGGAGGGTCGCAACGTGGGCGTTTCGAAAACCATTGCGCGAAAAATCTCCGCGTCGTCCTCAGAAACCGCCCGCTGCGGCGTCTAACGGGATAGAGGGAAGGGTCGGGCGAGGTCCGTTGGGCACCGAACCAGGGGGGACGCACATGTTTGCAAAGCCGGGGCGAATAGGCGGGACGCTGTGGATGGCGGCGGTCGTCGTGCTGTCGGGCGCGGGGGGGGCTTGGGGGCAGGGATTCATCATCGAGACGCGGCGGACCGTGCCGATCCAGAGTTCGTTCGAAATCCGCGAGGTCGGCGTCGACGCCCAGGTTCGCAACCAGGCGGCCGAGGTCCAGGTTTCGCAGACGTTCCACAACCCCGGGTCGACCCAGCTTGAAGCCGAGTTCTTCTTCCCGCTGCCCGAAGACGGCGCGGTGCAGGATTTCGTCCTCATGGTCGACGGCCGTGAGCTGACGGGCCGGCTGATGAACAAGGACGAGGCGCGGCGGATCTACGAGGAGATCGTCCGCACCAAGCGCGATCCGGCGCTGCTCGAATACATGGGCCGGGGGCTCTACCGCACGAGCGTCTTCCCGATCCCTCCGGGGGCCGATCGCAAGCTGACGATGAAGTACACGCAGCTCTGCAAACGCGACCGCGACGTGATCGAGTTCTCCTATCCGCTGTCGACCCAGAAATTCACCTCCAAGCCGATCCAGCGGCTGTCGATCCGCGCGTCGATCGAGAGTAAAGACTCGATCAAATCGGTCTACTGCCCCAGCGACGACGTCCGCATCGACCGCTCGGGGGATCACGAGGCCCGGATCAGCATGGAGCGGACGAACGTCATCCCGACGAGTGATTTCCGGATGGTCTATACGCTGGCCGAAGGGGCGATCGGGGCGTCGGTCGTGAGCTATCGTCCGAGCGCCGGCGACGACGGCTATTTCCTGCTGCTGGCCAGCCCCGAGGTCAAGGCGCCGGACGCCAAGCCGCTGCCCAAGACGGTGATCTTCGTGCTCGACCGATCCGGCTCGATGGCCGGCAAGAAGATCGAGCAGGCGCGGCGGGCGTTGAAATCGGTGCTCAACAACCTCCGCGACGACGACCTGTTCAACATCGTGGTTTACGACAACGCCGTCGAAACCTTCCGGCCCGAGCTGGAACGCTTCACCTCGCGGACCCGCGAGGAGGCCGAGCGGTACGTCGACAACATCCGCGAGGGGGGCGGCACGAACATCGACGAGGCGCTCACGTCGGCCCTCGGCTTGATTCGCGACCACTCGCGGCCCAACTACCTCCTCTTCCTCACCGACGGCCTTCCGACCGCCGGCGAGGTCCGCGAACTGTCGATCGCCGACCACTGCCGGAAGAACAACACGCAGAAGGCGCGGATCTTCAGCTTCGGCGTCGGCTTCGACGTCAACGCCCGGCTGCTCGACCGCCTGAGCGCCGGCAACAGCGGGACGAGCGAATACGTGCGGCCCGACGAGGACATCGAGACCCACGTCGCCCGGTTCTATTCGAAGATGAGCAGCCCCGTGCTGACCGATCTCCGCATCGAATTCACCGGCACGGACGTCAACCGGACCTACCCACGCGACCTGCCCGACCTGTTCGAAGGCGGCCAGATCGTCTGGGTCGGGCGGTATCGCCAGCCGGGCCGGACGACGCTCAAGGTCACTGGCCGGATCGCGGACGAGTCCCGCACGTTCGAGTTCCCCGCCGAACTGGCCGACTCCGATCGAGGCAGCGGCCATAACTTCGTCGAGCGGATCTGGGCCGTGCGCCGGATCGGCTATTTGATCGACCAGATCGACCTCAGCGGCCAGAACAAAGAGCTGGTCGACGAGTTGGTGAGCCTGAGCACGAAGTACGGAATCATGACCCCTTACACGTCGTTCTTGGCCGACGAGCGCGTGCAACTGCACGCGATGAACCAGAACGCCGACCGCGCCCGGTTGTCGTTGGAAACACTGTCCGAGTTCAGCGGCGCCTCGGGCGTCGCCCAGCGGGACGCGAAGAGTTTCTACATGCGGGAAGAACGCGCTGCGGGTGCCTCGTTCGCCGAGCCGAACCAAATGGCGGGCTTCAGTGCCGACGCCGCCAAGAGCGGAGGCATGATGGGCGGCATGATGGGCAAAGATACGGCGATCGGCAGGAGGCGCCGCAACCCGCAAGCCCCGGCGAATGCCGGCATGGGGATGGCCGGACAGAACCCCGAGGCGGCGATCCGCCGGGTCGGCTCCAAGACCTTCTATTACAAGGGCCAGCGCTGGGTCGACGCCGTGGTGAAGCCCGAGGAAGACGCCAAGGCCAAGCTGATCCGCCAGTTCAGCGACGAATTCTTCGCCCTGGCCCGCTCGCAAGGGTCCGAGCTGAACCAGTACCTGACGTTCACCGAGCCCGTCACCGTCAAGCTCGACTCCGCCGTCTACCGCATCGAGCCGGCCGAGGATAAGCCCTGATCGACGAGAACACCGGGAACCCGGATGATCGCCCGCCAACGAACCTCGTGATCTTGGCGGGCGATCGTCTGCGCGGGACAATGTTCGCCTGACGGGGCGTCGAGAGCGCCTCGCGCGACGCCCCGCCAAAATCGGAGCCGAATGTGGACATTATCTACCGTTACGATCCGTTCGAGAAGATCGCCCCCCGGCCGGCGCTGAACGCCGAAGGGGCCTTGAAATCGTTGGAAAGCGGACATCTTCGGTATCGCCATACGGTCGATCGGGTCAAGGCGGAGCTTGAAGGCGAAATCCTCACGGAACCGTTGGTGATCAAGGTCGATCCGCTGCGGCTTGGGCTCAGGGACGTCGCGGGCGTGCCGTTGCACACGCCGTACGCCCTGGTGCTGGGGTGTTCGGACGCCCGCGCGCCGATCGAGCAGATCTTCGACCAGTCGCCCAACGACCTGTTCGTGATCCGGGTCGCCGGCAATGTGCTGGGGACCGAGTGCCTGGGGAGCATCGACTACGCCGTCCGCAATCTTGGTGGCAGTCTGGCGCTGGTGGTGGTCCTGGGGCACACCGGCTGCGGCGCGGTGAAGGCGGCCGTCGACCTGTACCTGGCCCCGAACGACTACCCGGACCTCGGGCTCACCCACGCGCTGCGGTCGCTCGTCGATCGGGTGCTGATCGCCGTCCGGGGGGCGGCCAAGGCCGTTGATCGCGTGTGCGGGAGTGACGCGAAGAATCACCCCGGCTACTATGACGCGCTGGTCGAGACCGGCGTGTACCTCAACGCCGCCCTCACGGCGTTCGACGTCCAGCGGGAGGTCGAGATGTTCCAGGGGAATTCGCGGGCCGGGGTCGTGTACGGCGTGTTCGACCTGGCCGACCAGCGCGTCCGCTCGCAGCCCGACCAGGGGACTGCGCTCCCGCCGCCGTTCGCCAAGGTCGCCGAGAGCCCGAGCGACCTCGAAAGCCTCGGCGACCGGGTCGTCACGGCGATCGTGGCCAGAGGCGCGCTCTGATCCGCGAGGCTCACGGCTTGAGGGTATAGACCGTCACGATCTCGGGGCGGATGACCTTGTCGCCGGCCTGGAAGCCGGGGCGGAGCCGCTGGGCGACGGTCTTGGCGCGGTCGGGCTCGTCGGTCGGCGTGGTCGTGACGGCGCGCTGGCGGCGGGGGTCGAACGCCTCGTCGTCGTTGCGGAACGGCTCGACGCCCTGGCGGTAGAGGATGTCCTCGACGGCGGTCTGGATCGATTCGAGCATCCCCCGGACGGCCTCGCCGTCGTCCCCCTGGGCCTCGGCCATCTTGCCGACGTCGTCGTGAAGCTGGATCAGGTCGACGAAGATCGGCCGCTGCACCTTCAGCAGCAGGTCCTGCTTGTATTCCTGAAGCTCGGCGTGCAGCCGGTCGACGACCCGCTCGCGGCTGGCCTCGGCCCGAACCTCGCGATCGAACTGGGCCTGAAGGCCCGCCAGCCGCTGGTCGATCCGATCGCCGAGCCGATCGACCGCCCGGCGGACGTCGTTGTCGGGCTCGACGAGAACTTGCTCCGTGATTGGCTCAGGCTCAGGCTCCGCCTCCGGTTCGAGGATCGCCGCGACGACCTCGGCGGGGATCTCCAGGTCCAGGCCGAACGCCTCGTCGTCGTCCGGGGTCGGCGGAACGTCCTCGGTCAGGTTTACGGGATCGGGCATCGGGACGCGGCTCCTTTTGAATTGCCGGAGGTGGCCGAGAGATGAGAAAAGTGGACGCGAGGCTCACGACTTCCGCCCGCCAGGCGGCCGCGCTGGCCTGATCGGGTGCGACTCGACTTGAACGCGTCCTTTCTTTTAGGCTAGATTCGTCGGTCGATCAACCTCGGCGCGGCGGCCCGAGAGAGTCTTCGCCGCGGCGGCCGCGCTATTCCCGAAAGGTTTGCATGCTCACCCGTGAAGGATGTCTGGCGCGGCGGCGGCGGCTTTGGGAAGCGACGGCCGGCACGATCGACGCGATCGTGATCACGCAGCCGGAAAGCCTGGTCTACTTCGCCGGCTTTCGCGCTTCTCCCTTCACGTTCCGATCGTCGGAATCGAGCGCCGCGCTCATTTTGCTTCCCGACCGGGCGATCCTCATCGCCGACGACCTGCTCGATCCGTACCTGGCGGAAAGCCACGTCGACGCGACGGCGGCGTTCTCGTGGTATGCGGGCGAGCGTCCGGCGCCGCACCGGGGGGACAGGCTCGTCGAGGCGTTCACGGAGGCCTGGCCGCGAACCGCGGGGAGCCGGCTCGGCGTCGAGTACGCGTCGATTCCAGCTGGAATCCTCGACGGCGTCTCCGGCATCTCGGACGACCAGGCGTTCGAGGTGTCGAACATCGATCCGATCGTCCGCGAGCTGCGGCGCGCGAAGGACGCCGACGAGCTGGCCCTGCTCCGCCGATCGGCCCGGGCGGGTGAAGCCGCCCACGCCGCGGCCCTCGATCGGATGCGGCCGGGCATGACGGAACTCGACGCCTTTTTGATCGTGCAGGAGGCGGCCGTCCGCGAGGCCGGCGAGCCGGTCCAGGTGTACGGCGACTTCGTCGCCAGCGGCGGCCCCGACGCGATCGAGCCCCCGCGCACCCCTCGGCTGAGAAACCGGCCGATCCGGGCCGGCGAGCTGCTGTTGCTCGATTTCTCGGTCGTCGTCCACGGCTACCGGGCCGATTTCACGAACACGTTCGTCGTCGGCGGCGAGCCGACCGCCCGCCAGCGCGCGATGGCCGACGCCTGCCTCGGCGCTCTGGCCGCCGGCGAAGCCCTGCTCGGCCCCGACCGCGAGGCCCGCGCCATCGACGCCGCCGTCCGCGGCTATTTCGCGAGCCTGAAACTCGACTCGTACTTCCAATCGCACAGCGGCCACGGCCTCGGCCTCGGCCATCCCGAACCACCTTTTCTGGTCCCCGACAGCGACGAGACTCTGGCCGTCGGCGACGTCGTCGCCCTTGAGCCGAGCATCAACGCGCCCGAGGTCGGACTAATGCGGTTCGAGCGCAATTACCTCATCACCGAAAACGGCTGCGAACTGCTGACCCGCCACCGCCTCACCCTGACGCCTTGAGGCCAGGGCGAGGCGAGCGGCAAGGCGAAGCCAGGCGTCAAGCGCCGGCGGCGGCTTTCAGGGCCTTCAGGGCGGGCTCGTAGTCGGGCTCGGTGGCGATCTCGGGGACGATCTGGACGTAGGTGATCGTGTTCGAGCCGTCGACGACGAAGACCGCGCGGGCCAGCAGCGGGACCGGCAGCCCCTGGATCAAGACGCCGTAGTGCTCGCCGAAGCTGTGGTTGTGAGCGTCGGAGAGGTTCTTGACGTTGTCGATCTGGGCCTCGGTGCAGAACCGGGCCTGGGCGAACGGCAGGTCGGTGCTGACGGTGTAGGCCGCCACCTTGTCGCCCAGCTCCTTGAGGACCTCGGCGAAATGCTTCGTCTGCTTGTTGCAGACCGGGGTGTCGAGCGACGGCACCACGTTGAACAGCCGGGCCTTGCCCGCGGTGTCGGCCAGCGACAGCACCGCCAGGCCCGCGCCCACCGCCTGGAAATCCGGGGCCTTGTCGCCCGCCTTTAGCTTGGGGCCGACCAGCTCGACCGGGTTGCCCTTGAACGTCACTTCGCCCTTGCGCGTCTCTGCCATGGCTCGCGTTCCCATATGTTAACGAAAATTTCGAGGGGGGCTCGTCCCCAAATGGTCGTCGGACGTCTATCACCTTAGAGCGGGTCGGGAACCTCGGTCAAGCCGGGCGCGGCGACGACCCGAGGCGCGGGCGACTCGACCTCCTGCTCTGTTCGCGGGCGCGAATCCACCGCTAAAATGAACGGGCGAGGCGCACGAACGATCCACGAACGACCGGTGATGCGAAGCAAAGCGAGAACATGGGAAAGACACGCGATCCTTACCAGTTCGACGTGATCGTCGTGGGCGCGGGGCACGCGGGACTCGAAGCGGCCCTCGCGCCCGCCCGCATGGGCCTGCGCACCGCGCTTTTGACCATGAACTGCGACACGGTCGGTCAGATGAGCTGCAACCCGGCGATCGGCGGCGTGGCCAAGGGGCAGATCGTCCGCGAAGTCGACGCCCTGGGGGGCGCGATGGGCGTTTTGACCGACGCCACGGCGATCCAGTTCCGCCTGCTCAATCGAGGCAAGGGGGCGGCCATGCACAGCCCCCGCGCCCAGTGCGATAAGAAGGCGTACCAGTTCCTCGCCAAGCTGACCGTCGAGCGGCAGCCGAACCTCACGCTCCGCCAGGAGATGATCGAGACGCTCGACGTCGTCGACGGCCGGATCGTCGGGCTTCGCTGCCGGGGGGGGATTGTTTACAAGGCCGGGGCCGTGGTGCTGACGACCGGCACATTCCTCCAGGCGCTCATGCACACCGGCGAGGAGAAGACCGTCGGCGGGCGCGGCGGCGACGTCGCGGCCCTCGGCCTCTCGCAGAGCCTCCGGTCGCTCGGCTTCGAGCTGCGACGGTTCAAGACCGGCACGCCGCCCCGGATCAACGGCCGGACGATCGACTTCGCCAAGCTCGCCCCGCAGCCGGGCGACGCCGAGCCGGTCCCGTTCTCGTTCTTGACCGACCGGATCGAGCAGCCGCAGAT contains:
- a CDS encoding WXG100 family type VII secretion target; this encodes MAQAIANPEEIRRFAARLKQFNNDLLNQLTVLHGQVSALGQTWRDREQQKFTEEFDATLLVVKRFVDSTNQHIPFLLRKAERLEEYLQQR
- the sixA gene encoding phosphohistidine phosphatase SixA; its protein translation is MDELTILRHGITVEHGTPGIPDDDRPLTPKGEKRMREIAAGLAEIGLELDKIVTSPLPRARRTAEIVAEALDLEDRLETADVLRAGGAAQSVVDWLRDRRDARLMIVGHNPMLDELLSLLVLGDPHALPFSLKKGAAAALRRWTENPDRFDLAWLAPPRLLRRKEDD
- a CDS encoding vWA domain-containing protein — its product is MDLNRWRVVAVACVGVLGGGCSEQAAREAGRRAKTAEAPTAAASAPVAAGESPLPVAKSEEPAGKLVPAQEAYEEIVDNDFAQVAREPLSTFSIDVDTASYANVRRFLEQNTLPPKDAVRIEELLNYFQYEDPAPKGDEPFAVHAEVAGCPWNPEHRLARIGITGRKIEAGRRPMSNLVFLIDVSGSMSEPNKLPLLVGSLKLLVDQLGENDRVAIVVYAGASGLVLPSTTCDKKAEIIASLESLRAGGSTNGGAGLQLAYDTAIQHFIKGGANRVILATDGDFNVGVTGHDELTRLIEAKAKSGVFLSVFGFGMGNFKDGTLERLADKGNGHYGYIDSPREARKVFVEELGATLVTIAKDVKIQVEFNPSKVGAYRLIGYENRLLQAQDFSDDKKDAGEIGAGHHVTALYELVPPGKDVGYAKVDALEFQKPAEEVEPRPESLIVKLRYKAPDGDASKLIKGGVLDAGTPFTSASRDLQFASAVAGFGMLLRDSPHKGDLTFAAVVEIAGSAVGNDPGGYRTEFLGLVNKAKSLGR
- a CDS encoding VIT domain-containing protein, with translation MAAVVVLSGAGGAWGQGFIIETRRTVPIQSSFEIREVGVDAQVRNQAAEVQVSQTFHNPGSTQLEAEFFFPLPEDGAVQDFVLMVDGRELTGRLMNKDEARRIYEEIVRTKRDPALLEYMGRGLYRTSVFPIPPGADRKLTMKYTQLCKRDRDVIEFSYPLSTQKFTSKPIQRLSIRASIESKDSIKSVYCPSDDVRIDRSGDHEARISMERTNVIPTSDFRMVYTLAEGAIGASVVSYRPSAGDDGYFLLLASPEVKAPDAKPLPKTVIFVLDRSGSMAGKKIEQARRALKSVLNNLRDDDLFNIVVYDNAVETFRPELERFTSRTREEAERYVDNIREGGGTNIDEALTSALGLIRDHSRPNYLLFLTDGLPTAGEVRELSIADHCRKNNTQKARIFSFGVGFDVNARLLDRLSAGNSGTSEYVRPDEDIETHVARFYSKMSSPVLTDLRIEFTGTDVNRTYPRDLPDLFEGGQIVWVGRYRQPGRTTLKVTGRIADESRTFEFPAELADSDRGSGHNFVERIWAVRRIGYLIDQIDLSGQNKELVDELVSLSTKYGIMTPYTSFLADERVQLHAMNQNADRARLSLETLSEFSGASGVAQRDAKSFYMREERAAGASFAEPNQMAGFSADAAKSGGMMGGMMGKDTAIGRRRRNPQAPANAGMGMAGQNPEAAIRRVGSKTFYYKGQRWVDAVVKPEEDAKAKLIRQFSDEFFALARSQGSELNQYLTFTEPVTVKLDSAVYRIEPAEDKP
- a CDS encoding carbonic anhydrase; the encoded protein is MDIIYRYDPFEKIAPRPALNAEGALKSLESGHLRYRHTVDRVKAELEGEILTEPLVIKVDPLRLGLRDVAGVPLHTPYALVLGCSDARAPIEQIFDQSPNDLFVIRVAGNVLGTECLGSIDYAVRNLGGSLALVVVLGHTGCGAVKAAVDLYLAPNDYPDLGLTHALRSLVDRVLIAVRGAAKAVDRVCGSDAKNHPGYYDALVETGVYLNAALTAFDVQREVEMFQGNSRAGVVYGVFDLADQRVRSQPDQGTALPPPFAKVAESPSDLESLGDRVVTAIVARGAL
- a CDS encoding nucleotide exchange factor GrpE, with the protein product MPDPVNLTEDVPPTPDDDEAFGLDLEIPAEVVAAILEPEAEPEPEPITEQVLVEPDNDVRRAVDRLGDRIDQRLAGLQAQFDREVRAEASRERVVDRLHAELQEYKQDLLLKVQRPIFVDLIQLHDDVGKMAEAQGDDGEAVRGMLESIQTAVEDILYRQGVEPFRNDDEAFDPRRQRAVTTTPTDEPDRAKTVAQRLRPGFQAGDKVIRPEIVTVYTLKP
- a CDS encoding M24 family metallopeptidase, which encodes MLTREGCLARRRRLWEATAGTIDAIVITQPESLVYFAGFRASPFTFRSSESSAALILLPDRAILIADDLLDPYLAESHVDATAAFSWYAGERPAPHRGDRLVEAFTEAWPRTAGSRLGVEYASIPAGILDGVSGISDDQAFEVSNIDPIVRELRRAKDADELALLRRSARAGEAAHAAALDRMRPGMTELDAFLIVQEAAVREAGEPVQVYGDFVASGGPDAIEPPRTPRLRNRPIRAGELLLLDFSVVVHGYRADFTNTFVVGGEPTARQRAMADACLGALAAGEALLGPDREARAIDAAVRGYFASLKLDSYFQSHSGHGLGLGHPEPPFLVPDSDETLAVGDVVALEPSINAPEVGLMRFERNYLITENGCELLTRHRLTLTP
- the tpx gene encoding thiol peroxidase, giving the protein MAETRKGEVTFKGNPVELVGPKLKAGDKAPDFQAVGAGLAVLSLADTAGKARLFNVVPSLDTPVCNKQTKHFAEVLKELGDKVAAYTVSTDLPFAQARFCTEAQIDNVKNLSDAHNHSFGEHYGVLIQGLPVPLLARAVFVVDGSNTITYVQIVPEIATEPDYEPALKALKAAAGA